A stretch of Planctomycetota bacterium DNA encodes these proteins:
- a CDS encoding DUF4282 domain-containing protein: MWDFLTFRKMLTPIVIQVLFWLGVVACILGGIGAILTGIARINRTPELIGIGILAVVFGPLVMRIYCEWLIVLFRINDTLTDIRRNTERGK, from the coding sequence ATGTGGGACTTCCTGACCTTCCGCAAGATGCTGACGCCCATCGTCATTCAGGTTCTGTTCTGGCTCGGCGTCGTCGCATGCATCCTGGGCGGCATCGGGGCGATTCTCACGGGCATCGCCCGCATCAACCGGACGCCGGAACTCATCGGCATCGGCATCCTGGCCGTCGTGTTCGGCCCGCTCGTCATGCGCATCTATTGCGAATGGCTCATCGTCCTGTTTCGCATCAACGACACGCTGACCGACATCCGACGCAACACCGAGCGCGGAAAGTAA